The Anaerolineae bacterium region ACCCGGCTGGCTTCGTACACCGAGAAGTCCAGCCGCTACCAGCCCTTTGGGCCGGAAGACTTCGTGATGCCGCCGGAGTTGGACGAGCGGCCCGAAGGACGGCGCTTGTATCGCGAGGCGGTGCAGGCGCTGTTTGCCGCGTACCATCGTTGCCTGGCCACCGCGCACGATTGGGTGGCGCAGCGGGTGCCCCGTCGGGAAGGGGAAAGCGAGCGGGCGTGGGAGAGCCGCCTGCGCTCGCGCTACGCCGATGCGTGCCGTTTCCTGCTCCCCGCGGCCGCGCAGACCAATGTGGGGATGACCGTCAACGCCCGGGCGTTGGCCCATCTGCTGCGCAAGATGCTCTCGCATCCCCTGACCGAGGTGCGCCAGTTGGGGCGGCGGATGCAGGAGGTGGCCTTGGCCGAGGTGCCGACTTTGGTGCGTTATGTGGAGCCGGTGGGCTACTGGCAACGCGCGGCGGCCCGTTTGACCGCAGCGGCCCGTGCGCTGCCGCGCTCCTCGCCGGACGAATGGTGCCGTTTGGTTCACTATGAGCCCGATGGGGAGGCGCGCGTGCTGGCCTCGACCCTGGTTCGCTTTGGCGAAGCGGACTATCCGACGAGCCTGGCTTATGTGAAGGGGCTGCCCGCCGGGAAGCGCCTGGCGCTGGTTGAGGCCTTGTTGGAAGGGATGGGCCCCCATGATGTGCCCTTGCGTGAATTGGAGCACACCGGATACACCTTTGACCTGGTGATGGATCAGGGAGCCTATTACGAATTCAAACGCCATCGTATGATGAGCCAGACCCCTCAACGCTTGAGCACCCGCCTGGGATATGCCGTGCCGCGCTTGCTGGTGGAGGTGGGGCTGGCGGAGGAATATCGCCAGGTCATGGAGCAGGCGGCGCAGACCTACGAACGGTTGGCGGCCTGGAACACCGAGGTGGCGGCGTATGTGGTGCCCAACGGCTTTCGCCGGCGCGTGTTGGCCACCTTCAACTTGCGGGAAGCGTATCACTTCCTGGCGCTGCGCTCGGCGTCCAACGCCCATTTTTCCATTCGCCGGGTGGCGTTGCGTATAGCCGAGGAGATCCGCAGAGCGCATCCTGCCCTGAGTGTTTATGTGCGTTTGCCCGAGGCGGACTGGCGGGCGGTGGAAGAAGAGCATTTCGCCCGGCCCTGAGTTGGCAAACCTGGCGAATCGCGGTAGAATGGAAGTGCCCCGCTTGAGGGGTTGTTTTTGGCGAGGAGCATTAGACAAATGTCTAACCATCGTTTTGCACGACTATACGCCGCTTGCGAGGCCCCGGTGGCTGCCTTTGACTGCGGCGAAAAGTGCGCGCCTTACAACGCGGGCGGTCTGCCTTTTTGCTGCGACCCCCGTCACGCCGTACCCACCCTTTATCTCGAAG contains the following coding sequences:
- a CDS encoding FAD-dependent thymidylate synthase, producing the protein MSAKPRVYLLSPKTYSQEVIAVTFAKTSRSPLPFDAIAAELNEPESARFHEKWVIGYGHASVAEHAVLHLAVEGLSRLATEALQSTRLASYTEKSSRYQPFGPEDFVMPPELDERPEGRRLYREAVQALFAAYHRCLATAHDWVAQRVPRREGESERAWESRLRSRYADACRFLLPAAAQTNVGMTVNARALAHLLRKMLSHPLTEVRQLGRRMQEVALAEVPTLVRYVEPVGYWQRAAARLTAAARALPRSSPDEWCRLVHYEPDGEARVLASTLVRFGEADYPTSLAYVKGLPAGKRLALVEALLEGMGPHDVPLRELEHTGYTFDLVMDQGAYYEFKRHRMMSQTPQRLSTRLGYAVPRLLVEVGLAEEYRQVMEQAAQTYERLAAWNTEVAAYVVPNGFRRRVLATFNLREAYHFLALRSASNAHFSIRRVALRIAEEIRRAHPALSVYVRLPEADWRAVEEEHFARP